Proteins from one Plasmodium relictum strain SGS1 genome assembly, chromosome: 10 genomic window:
- a CDS encoding 40S ribosomal protein S9, putative gives MPKSYRNHSKTARNPKRPFEKERLDQELKLIGEYGLKNKREIWRVQYLLAKIRSAARYLLTLEEKSPKRIFQGEALLRRMVRQGLLGENEEKLDYVLGLTLPKLLERRLQTKVFKLGLAKSVHHARVLIRQRHIRVGKQMVDIPSFLVRVDSEKHIDFATTSPFGGARPGRVKRKSLKNQKEKNETEENN, from the exons atgccAAAAAGTTATAGAAATCATTCAAAAACAGCAAGAAACCCAAAACGTCCTTtcgaaaaa GAACGTTTAGATCAGGAATTGAAATTGATTGGTGAATATGgtcttaaaaataaaagagaaatatGGAg aGTGCAATATTTATTAGCTAAAATTCGTTCAGCTGCTAGATATTTATTAACATTGGAAGAGAAAAGTCCAAAGAGGATATTTCAAGGAGAAGCTTTATTAAGAAGAATGGTACGTCAAGGTTTATTAGGAGAAAATGAAGAGAAATTAGATTATGTATTAGGTTTAACTTTGCCTAAATTATTAGAAAGAAGATTACAAACAAAAGTATTTAAATTGGGTCTAGCAAAATCTGTACATCATGCTAGAGTTTTAATTAGACAAAGACATATTAGAGTAGGTAAGCAAATGGTTGACATTCCATCCTTTTTAGTTCGTGTAGATTCAGAAAAGCATATAGATTTTGCTACTACTTCTCCTTTTGGAGGTGCTAGACCAGGAAGAGTTAAAAGaaaatctttaaaaaatcaaaaagaaaaaaatgaaacagAGGAAAATAACTGA